A region from the Deltaproteobacteria bacterium genome encodes:
- a CDS encoding LOG family protein has translation MTDPTAPPRPETVSLADEEGVRRILVDTVFGLWATINNLTRLRPSKRERFRVTIFGSARTEPSHWVYREVKHVAAELAALGCDIVTGGGPGLMQAANEGAAEAAGTAAAGAGSIGIRVQLPFEQQVNPFVAESFEHETFFTRLHHFVLVSDAFVVMPGGIGTVLEAMMIWQLLQVRHLHDVPLVLVGPMWRDLVAWARQYMLRPGFELASPPDMEIPACADGAVEAVALIRARHAAWSAARTAQP, from the coding sequence ATGACCGACCCGACCGCTCCGCCCCGGCCCGAGACCGTGAGCCTCGCCGACGAGGAAGGCGTGCGCCGCATCCTCGTCGACACCGTCTTCGGCCTCTGGGCCACCATCAACAACCTGACGCGGCTCCGGCCCTCGAAGCGCGAGCGGTTCCGGGTGACGATCTTCGGCTCGGCGCGCACCGAGCCGAGCCACTGGGTCTACCGGGAGGTGAAGCACGTCGCGGCGGAGCTCGCCGCGCTCGGCTGCGACATCGTGACCGGCGGCGGTCCCGGGCTCATGCAAGCGGCCAACGAAGGCGCCGCCGAAGCCGCGGGCACGGCCGCGGCGGGAGCCGGCAGCATCGGCATCCGCGTGCAGCTCCCGTTCGAGCAGCAGGTGAACCCCTTCGTCGCCGAGTCCTTCGAGCACGAGACCTTCTTCACGCGCCTGCACCACTTCGTGCTCGTCTCCGACGCGTTCGTGGTGATGCCAGGCGGCATCGGCACGGTGCTCGAGGCGATGATGATCTGGCAGCTGCTCCAGGTCCGGCACCTCCACGACGTGCCGCTCGTGCTCGTGGGACCGATGTGGCGTGATCTCGTCGCCTGGGCGCGCCAGTACATGCTCCGCCCCGGCTTCGAGCTCGCGAGCCCGCCCGACATGGAGATTCCCGCGTGCGCCGACGGCGCGGTCGAGGCCGTCGCGCTGATCCGCGCACGCCACGCCGCGTGGAGCGCGGCCCGGACGGCGCAGCCATGA
- a CDS encoding discoidin domain-containing protein gives MLARRRALATVLLDDFTDLSTWLPVASGLAKLDLAPDVGPDGAAAMRCDFDFGDGGGFVVARKPVTVAMPETWALAFQVRGHGPANRLELKLADPSGRNVWWYKEEAFALPEAWTPIRIRSREVEFAWGPAGGGALADLGAIEFALAAGPGGRGSLWIADLRLEDLTVRSRPLVRASSALPGHPADGIFDRPPLASWRSARTSEPQRIEVDFGAEREYGGLTIDWEPDGRARAFTVATSADGVAWTTAHATTHADAPRSWVYMPKTAARFLRLDLTESVGGAGFGIAAITVRPFELSRSPQTFFGGVAAEAARGDYPRWLAREQSYWTPVGVPDGETCALMNEEGLVELDRGTCSVEPFLFVDGRLVTWADATVTQELEDGSLPLPSSVWRVGDLTLRTTACALRADGRPTLFLRYRVENAGPVARRARLFAALRPFQVTPPWQAFGALGGVRPIARLAGEIDGVWIDDARVVVPLSDAAAFGTATFDQGNVVDALRAGDVPPRTAVDDAFGYASGALRFDLDLGPGTTRDVYLAAPFGTSDPAAGVPPVATSGPDAFARAAALWRATLGGVTVAVAPRWRRYVETMRSCVAHVLIERSGPALQPGPRRYTRAWIRDGAIMATALLRVGCAAPAVEFTRWYAGFQRADGFVPCAVDAEGPDWLVEHDSHGQLVFAVAECFRATDDRAFLDALWPTVERAVDQIERLRARRLGPAWNTDEKRGFRGLLPESASHEGYLAHPVHAYWDDFWALRALADASDLADARGATDAAARWRAVRDAFRADVRASLAHTIATRGLAYVPGSVEWADFDPTATSNAIALLGETALMPADALAATYAEYLKGFRGRRDGAVDWSNYTAYEVRIVGALVHLGERAAANKLAEFLLDDRRPRPWNQWPEISWRDPRSPGHIGDVPHAWIGAEWVLSFLAMLAYERTEDDALVIGAGIPSAWLDDGAVAVDGLRTRHGTFGFTLRRDGADALVVALRGDLRVPAGGLVLDPPPAGPLTAVEVDGRPHSEFTAAHATVRACPAEIVLRYRP, from the coding sequence ATGCTCGCCCGGCGCCGCGCGCTCGCGACCGTGCTCCTCGACGACTTCACCGACCTCTCGACCTGGCTGCCCGTCGCCTCCGGGCTCGCGAAGCTCGACCTCGCGCCCGACGTCGGCCCCGACGGCGCGGCGGCGATGCGCTGCGACTTCGACTTCGGCGACGGCGGCGGGTTCGTCGTGGCGCGGAAGCCGGTCACGGTGGCGATGCCGGAGACGTGGGCGCTCGCGTTCCAAGTGCGTGGCCACGGGCCAGCGAACCGGCTCGAGCTCAAGCTCGCCGACCCGAGCGGGCGGAACGTCTGGTGGTACAAGGAGGAGGCCTTCGCGCTCCCCGAAGCGTGGACGCCGATCCGCATCCGGAGTCGTGAGGTCGAGTTCGCGTGGGGACCGGCGGGAGGCGGCGCGCTCGCCGACCTCGGCGCGATCGAGTTCGCGCTCGCGGCCGGGCCGGGCGGACGCGGGAGCCTCTGGATCGCGGACCTCCGCCTCGAGGACCTGACGGTCCGCTCGCGGCCGCTCGTGCGGGCATCGAGCGCCCTCCCCGGCCATCCCGCCGACGGCATCTTCGACCGTCCCCCGCTCGCGAGCTGGCGGAGCGCGCGCACGAGCGAGCCGCAACGGATCGAGGTCGATTTCGGCGCCGAGCGCGAGTACGGCGGCCTCACGATCGACTGGGAGCCCGACGGCCGCGCCCGCGCGTTCACCGTCGCGACCTCCGCCGACGGCGTCGCGTGGACGACCGCGCACGCCACCACCCATGCGGACGCCCCGCGCAGCTGGGTCTACATGCCGAAGACGGCGGCGCGGTTCCTCCGCCTCGACCTCACGGAGAGCGTCGGCGGCGCCGGCTTCGGCATCGCCGCCATCACCGTCCGCCCGTTCGAGCTCTCACGCTCGCCGCAGACCTTCTTCGGCGGCGTCGCGGCCGAGGCGGCGCGCGGCGACTACCCGCGCTGGCTCGCCCGCGAGCAGTCCTACTGGACGCCGGTCGGCGTGCCCGACGGCGAGACCTGCGCGCTCATGAACGAGGAGGGCCTCGTCGAGCTCGACCGCGGCACGTGCTCCGTCGAGCCGTTCCTCTTCGTCGACGGACGCCTCGTCACGTGGGCCGACGCGACCGTCACGCAGGAGCTCGAGGACGGCTCCCTGCCGCTGCCGTCGTCGGTCTGGCGCGTCGGCGACCTCACCCTCCGCACGACGGCCTGCGCGCTGCGCGCGGACGGCCGCCCCACGCTCTTCCTGCGCTATCGCGTCGAAAACGCCGGCCCGGTCGCGCGGCGCGCGCGCCTCTTCGCGGCGCTCCGGCCGTTCCAGGTGACGCCGCCGTGGCAGGCCTTCGGCGCGCTCGGCGGCGTGCGCCCGATCGCCCGGCTCGCGGGCGAAATCGACGGCGTGTGGATCGACGACGCGCGCGTCGTCGTGCCGCTCTCCGACGCCGCCGCCTTCGGGACCGCGACCTTCGACCAGGGAAACGTCGTCGACGCGCTCCGCGCCGGCGACGTACCGCCGCGCACCGCGGTCGACGACGCCTTCGGCTACGCGTCGGGCGCGCTTCGCTTCGACCTCGATCTCGGCCCGGGCACGACCCGCGACGTGTACCTGGCGGCGCCCTTCGGGACGAGCGATCCCGCGGCCGGCGTGCCGCCCGTCGCGACGTCCGGCCCCGACGCCTTCGCGCGCGCCGCGGCGCTCTGGCGCGCCACGCTCGGCGGCGTCACGGTCGCGGTCGCGCCGCGCTGGCGGCGCTACGTCGAAACGATGCGCAGCTGCGTCGCGCACGTACTGATCGAGCGTTCCGGGCCCGCACTGCAGCCCGGGCCGCGCCGCTACACCCGCGCCTGGATCCGCGACGGCGCGATCATGGCGACGGCGCTGCTGCGCGTCGGCTGCGCCGCGCCGGCGGTCGAGTTCACGCGCTGGTATGCCGGTTTCCAGCGCGCCGACGGCTTCGTGCCGTGCGCCGTCGACGCCGAGGGCCCCGACTGGCTCGTCGAGCACGACAGCCACGGCCAGCTCGTGTTCGCCGTCGCCGAGTGCTTCCGCGCCACCGACGATCGCGCCTTCCTCGACGCGCTCTGGCCCACCGTCGAGCGCGCCGTCGACCAGATCGAGCGGCTCCGCGCGCGGCGCCTCGGGCCGGCGTGGAACACCGACGAGAAGCGCGGCTTCCGCGGGCTCCTCCCCGAGTCGGCGAGCCACGAGGGCTACCTCGCGCACCCGGTGCACGCCTACTGGGACGACTTCTGGGCGCTGCGCGCGCTCGCCGACGCCTCCGACCTCGCCGACGCGCGCGGCGCGACCGACGCGGCCGCGCGCTGGCGCGCCGTCCGCGACGCCTTCCGCGCCGACGTCCGCGCCTCGCTCGCGCACACCATCGCGACCCGCGGGCTCGCCTACGTGCCCGGCTCGGTCGAGTGGGCGGACTTCGACCCGACGGCGACGTCGAACGCGATCGCGCTCCTCGGCGAGACCGCGCTCATGCCGGCGGACGCCCTCGCCGCGACCTACGCCGAGTATCTGAAGGGCTTCCGCGGCCGGCGCGACGGGGCCGTCGACTGGTCGAACTACACCGCCTACGAGGTCCGCATCGTCGGCGCCCTCGTGCACCTCGGCGAGCGCGCCGCCGCGAACAAGCTCGCCGAGTTCCTGCTCGACGACCGCCGGCCGCGCCCGTGGAACCAGTGGCCCGAGATCTCGTGGCGCGACCCGCGGAGCCCGGGCCACATCGGCGACGTCCCGCACGCCTGGATCGGCGCCGAGTGGGTGCTCTCGTTCCTCGCCATGCTGGCCTACGAGCGCACGGAGGACGACGCGCTCGTGATCGGCGCCGGCATCCCGTCCGCCTGGCTCGACGACGGCGCGGTCGCCGTCGACGGCCTGCGGACGCGCCACGGCACCTTCGGATTCACGCTCCGCCGTGACGGCGCCGACGCGCTCGTCGTCGCGCTCCGCGGCGATCTCCGCGTGCCGGCGGGCGGGCTCGTGCTCGACCCGCCGCCCGCCGGTCCGCTCACGGCCGTCGAGGTGGACGGCCGTCCCCACTCCGAGTTCACCGCCGCGCACGCGACCGTCCGCGCCTGCCCCGCCGAGATCGTCCTGAGGTATCGCCCATGA
- a CDS encoding ABC transporter ATP-binding protein/permease: MRDTWRRLVQTLRAFARSEVRAYAFGWLAMLFTLLFAISGLNVLNSYVGRDFMTAIERRDQAGFVHQALLYVGVFGFSTAAAVLLRFAEERFGLLWRDWLTGRVVHLYLTDRTYLRLSEAGTLSNPDQRITEDVRTFVQMTLSLFLMFLNGTLTVLAFSGVLWSISRPLFVIGIVYAGAGSLLTFWLGRPLIALNYRQADREADFRTTLIEVRENAECVALHRRERQLEQRLHDRVRSLVGNMRNIIGVNRNLGFFTTGYNYMIQIIPALVVAPLFIRGDAEFGVIAQAGMAFAHLLGAFSLVVTQFQAISSYGAVLARLNALAAAVEAPGPVSGIKTVVDDDRVVYEDLTLLGPADEVLVRDLSFVIAQGARLLVCSKDPAMRGALVRATAGVWDQGRGRVKRPELEELAFLPERPYLPPGTLREMMGAGDGSVPVDDEIRSALGVLGAHELFERTVAMEAEQDWERVLTLHEQQVLSVARVLVSRPKFAFVDDLGRIVGDERLSVVLNAFIERGITCVALAAMDGPRADYDAVLELADGGAWRVESAQLDDEAPLAGGGSMPGGAA, from the coding sequence ATGCGCGACACCTGGCGCCGTCTCGTCCAGACCCTCAGGGCGTTCGCCCGCTCCGAGGTGCGCGCCTACGCCTTCGGCTGGCTCGCGATGCTGTTCACGCTGCTCTTCGCGATCAGCGGCCTCAACGTCCTCAACAGCTACGTCGGCCGCGACTTCATGACGGCGATCGAGCGGCGCGACCAGGCCGGCTTCGTGCACCAGGCGCTGCTGTACGTCGGGGTCTTCGGGTTCTCGACGGCGGCGGCCGTGCTGCTGCGCTTCGCGGAGGAGCGCTTCGGGCTCCTCTGGCGCGACTGGCTGACCGGCCGGGTCGTCCACCTCTACCTCACCGACCGCACCTATCTGCGGCTGAGCGAGGCCGGCACGCTCAGCAACCCCGACCAGCGCATCACCGAGGACGTGCGGACCTTCGTGCAGATGACGCTGTCGCTGTTCCTGATGTTCCTGAACGGGACGCTCACGGTGCTGGCGTTCTCCGGTGTGCTGTGGTCGATCAGCCGGCCGCTCTTCGTGATCGGCATCGTGTACGCCGGCGCCGGGTCGCTGCTGACCTTCTGGCTCGGGCGGCCGCTGATCGCGCTCAACTACCGGCAGGCCGACCGCGAGGCCGACTTCCGGACGACGCTCATCGAGGTGCGCGAGAACGCCGAGTGCGTCGCGCTGCACCGCCGCGAGCGGCAGCTCGAGCAACGCCTGCACGACCGCGTGCGCTCGCTCGTCGGCAACATGCGGAACATCATCGGCGTGAACCGCAACCTCGGCTTCTTCACCACCGGCTACAACTACATGATCCAGATCATCCCGGCGCTCGTCGTCGCCCCGCTCTTCATCCGTGGCGACGCGGAGTTCGGCGTGATCGCGCAGGCGGGCATGGCGTTCGCGCACCTGCTCGGCGCCTTCTCGCTGGTCGTGACGCAGTTCCAGGCGATCTCGTCGTACGGCGCCGTGCTGGCCCGGCTGAACGCGCTCGCGGCGGCGGTCGAGGCGCCCGGGCCCGTCTCCGGCATCAAGACCGTGGTCGACGACGACCGCGTGGTCTACGAGGACCTGACGCTCCTCGGCCCCGCCGACGAGGTGTTGGTGCGCGATCTCTCGTTCGTGATCGCGCAGGGCGCGCGTCTCCTCGTCTGCAGCAAGGATCCGGCGATGCGCGGCGCGCTCGTGCGGGCGACCGCGGGCGTCTGGGACCAGGGCCGCGGACGGGTGAAGCGTCCGGAGCTCGAGGAGCTCGCGTTCCTTCCCGAGCGTCCCTACCTCCCGCCCGGCACGCTCCGCGAGATGATGGGCGCCGGCGATGGCAGCGTGCCCGTCGACGACGAGATCCGGAGCGCGCTCGGGGTGCTGGGGGCGCACGAGCTCTTCGAGCGCACCGTCGCGATGGAGGCCGAGCAGGACTGGGAGCGCGTGCTGACGCTCCACGAGCAGCAGGTGCTCTCGGTCGCGCGCGTCCTCGTGTCGCGTCCGAAGTTCGCTTTCGTCGACGACCTCGGCCGCATCGTCGGCGACGAGCGGCTGTCGGTCGTGCTGAACGCGTTCATCGAACGCGGCATCACCTGCGTCGCGCTCGCCGCCATGGACGGCCCGCGCGCCGACTACGACGCCGTGCTCGAGCTCGCCGACGGCGGCGCGTGGCGGGTCGAGTCGGCCCAGCTCGACGACGAGGCGCCGCTCGCCGGCGGCGGCTCGATGCCAGGAGGTGCAGCGTGA
- a CDS encoding antitoxin yields the protein MSKRLQVIVDDSELLEIQRAARRERLTTAEWVRRALRAARRAAPRTDAKKKLAVVRAAAGYDFPTGDIDSMLEEIERGDGHPPGSR from the coding sequence ATGAGTAAGCGGCTTCAGGTCATCGTCGACGACTCGGAGTTGCTCGAGATCCAACGGGCAGCCCGCCGGGAGCGGCTCACGACCGCCGAATGGGTACGTCGCGCGTTGCGCGCGGCGCGGCGTGCCGCGCCGCGCACCGATGCGAAGAAGAAGCTCGCGGTGGTGCGTGCCGCTGCCGGGTATGACTTCCCGACGGGAGACATCGACAGCATGCTCGAGGAGATCGAGCGCGGCGACGGTCATCCCCCCGGGTCCCGGTGA
- a CDS encoding type II toxin-antitoxin system VapC family toxin, whose protein sequence is MILIDSNVPMDLVGADHPHKVDARRLLERAIADGERLVTDAEVLQEILHRYAAVMKRAGIERILSFDRGFDVLPGVTRLGR, encoded by the coding sequence GTGATCCTGATCGACTCGAACGTGCCCATGGACCTCGTGGGCGCGGACCATCCGCACAAGGTGGATGCGCGTCGCCTCCTGGAAAGAGCGATTGCCGACGGGGAGCGTCTGGTCACGGATGCCGAAGTGCTCCAGGAGATCCTGCATCGTTACGCGGCGGTGATGAAGCGCGCCGGGATCGAACGTATCCTCAGCTTCGATCGCGGCTTCGATGTACTGCCGGGTGTGACGCGGCTGGGACGGTAG
- a CDS encoding HAMP domain-containing histidine kinase: MRLARKITLAIAAAIVAVMATHAYLLLQRQVVLFDADLQRGLRLKQALRASIDGVWRTYGPEAAEHLVERTISEAVDGVHIRWTWLAATDETDPRFLALPPADKAQLAQGERVIHVRENAQGVPQRYTYIPETLGADSPIAVLEFVESIGEQHEYVQANRWQILLATGGILLACTTAVYALGVWYVGRPVQRLRDRLRAIAAGDLDSPLRIEQNDEIGDLAREIDGMCRKLAEARRQLTSETEARLQALDQLRHTDRLTTIGQLAAGVAHELGTPLSVIGGRAEMIADGEATGERAAASARVIVDQSRHMAEMIRELLDFSRQRGPRFGLTSVRAVCARTIDTLAPIARRRQVEVASALADDPLVVSADEHQLEQALVNLIVNAVQATTGGGRIEVTCAGRRARPPGDGGPDGDFACVTVADHGAGIRSEHLSRIFEPFFTTKAPGEGTGLGLAVAHGIIRDHGGWIEVESRPGEGSLFTFYLPAAAAAEHPPHRAA, translated from the coding sequence GTGAGACTCGCGCGCAAGATCACCCTCGCCATCGCCGCCGCGATCGTCGCCGTCATGGCGACGCACGCCTACCTCCTGCTCCAGCGCCAGGTCGTCCTCTTCGACGCCGACCTGCAGCGCGGCCTCCGCCTGAAACAGGCGCTGCGCGCCAGCATCGACGGCGTCTGGCGGACGTACGGACCCGAGGCGGCCGAGCACCTCGTCGAGCGGACGATCAGCGAAGCCGTCGACGGCGTGCACATCCGTTGGACCTGGCTCGCGGCGACGGACGAGACCGACCCGCGGTTCCTCGCGCTTCCCCCCGCCGACAAGGCGCAGCTCGCGCAAGGCGAGCGCGTGATCCACGTCCGGGAGAACGCGCAGGGCGTCCCGCAGCGCTATACGTACATCCCCGAGACGCTCGGCGCGGATTCCCCGATCGCCGTGCTCGAGTTCGTGGAGTCGATCGGCGAGCAGCACGAGTACGTCCAGGCGAATCGCTGGCAGATCCTGCTCGCGACCGGCGGCATCCTCCTCGCCTGCACCACCGCCGTGTACGCGCTCGGCGTCTGGTACGTCGGGCGGCCCGTGCAGCGCCTGCGCGACCGATTGCGCGCGATCGCGGCCGGCGACCTCGACTCGCCGCTCCGCATCGAGCAGAACGACGAGATCGGCGACCTCGCGCGCGAGATCGACGGAATGTGCCGCAAGCTCGCCGAGGCGCGCCGCCAGCTCACCTCCGAGACCGAAGCGCGCCTGCAGGCGCTCGACCAGCTACGCCACACCGACCGCCTCACCACCATCGGCCAGCTCGCGGCCGGGGTCGCGCACGAGCTCGGCACGCCGCTCTCCGTCATCGGCGGGCGCGCCGAGATGATCGCCGACGGCGAGGCGACCGGCGAGCGCGCCGCCGCGAGCGCGCGCGTCATCGTCGACCAATCGCGCCACATGGCCGAGATGATCCGCGAGCTGCTCGACTTCTCCCGCCAGCGCGGCCCGCGCTTCGGGCTCACGAGCGTGCGCGCCGTCTGCGCCCGCACGATCGACACGCTGGCGCCGATCGCGCGCCGGCGGCAGGTGGAGGTCGCGAGCGCGCTCGCCGACGATCCGCTCGTCGTGTCGGCGGACGAGCACCAGCTCGAGCAGGCCCTCGTGAACCTGATCGTGAACGCCGTCCAGGCGACGACGGGCGGCGGCCGTATCGAGGTGACGTGCGCCGGTCGGCGCGCCCGACCCCCCGGCGACGGCGGGCCCGACGGCGACTTCGCCTGCGTCACGGTCGCCGACCACGGCGCCGGCATCCGGAGCGAGCACCTGTCGCGCATCTTCGAGCCCTTCTTCACCACCAAGGCGCCCGGCGAGGGCACCGGGCTCGGCCTCGCGGTCGCGCACGGCATCATCCGCGACCACGGAGGCTGGATCGAGGTCGAGAGCCGTCCCGGCGAGGGCAGCCTTTTCACCTTCTACCTGCCGGCGGCCGCCGCCGCCGAGCATCCGCCGCATCGCGCCGCATGA